Part of the Labilibaculum antarcticum genome, AACCAGCCAATTACACTGCCATAGAGCTAACCCAGATGGTTGAAGCTTTAATTAAAAAAGAATTGAACCAATAACGAATTAGGATACCTCAATAATGAATGAAATTAACAAAACGGCATTGGTCGTTGAAGGTGGTGCCATGCGGGGCATTTTTGCTGCCGGCGTTTTAGATCAGTTCATCGAGGAAGAATTTAATCCTTTTCATACGGTAATAGGAGTTTCTGCCGGAGCCATAAATGCATCGGCTTATCTTTCGAAGCAGAAAAGGAGAAACTTTAAGATGTTTACCGATTATTCATTGAGACCTGAATATATCAGTTGGATGAAGTTTTTGAGAGGTGGCCATTTAATGGATTTAGATTGGTCGTGGGATATTACCTCCCGCGAATTACCTATTGATATGGATGCCTTGTTTGCAAGCAATGCTGATTTTGAAATTGGAGTCACTATGAATTCCGATGGTCGTTCTGTTTTTATCAAGCCTGACGCAGAGAATATCAGTCATGTAATGAAAGCAAGCTGTACAGTTCCTCTTTTTTACCGCAATTTTCTGGAAATAGACAATCAGATTGTATCTGATGGTGGCGTTTCGGCTCCAATTCCCATTCAAAGAGCGGTGGAAATAGGTGCTTCCAAAATTATGGTGATTCGTTCCCGTCCAAATTCTTTTCGGATGAAAAAAGGGATGGAATCAAAATTGGGACGTTTGCTCTTTCGAAAGCACCCAGGATTGGTGAAGGCTCTGCAAAATCGACCTTATAATTACAATTCATCCATTGATTTTATTCAAAACCCTCCTCAAAATCTTCAAATAGTAGATATTTGTCCTCCGGAAAACTTCAAGACCAAACGATTTACTCAAGATTACAATATTCTTGTTGATGACTATGAATTGGGACGAAAAATAGGAAAAATTGCCATTGAAAAATGGAATCTTTAAAAAATAGACTTCCCCATTAAACCTTTTGCCTTTTTTACTGTCTATAAAGAGTAATGAAAATCTTGCTAATTTATATACTGATCGCTCAAATGTTAACGAAAATCTAAAATCCGATTTTTGTGAACGTTTCTGGGTTTTGAGT contains:
- a CDS encoding patatin-like phospholipase family protein, with the translated sequence MNEINKTALVVEGGAMRGIFAAGVLDQFIEEEFNPFHTVIGVSAGAINASAYLSKQKRRNFKMFTDYSLRPEYISWMKFLRGGHLMDLDWSWDITSRELPIDMDALFASNADFEIGVTMNSDGRSVFIKPDAENISHVMKASCTVPLFYRNFLEIDNQIVSDGGVSAPIPIQRAVEIGASKIMVIRSRPNSFRMKKGMESKLGRLLFRKHPGLVKALQNRPYNYNSSIDFIQNPPQNLQIVDICPPENFKTKRFTQDYNILVDDYELGRKIGKIAIEKWNL